Sequence from the Candidatus Pantoea soli genome:
GCTGCCGGAGTGGCATGAACTGATTGCGCACCTGGCGAACGAACTGGGCTATGACCCGAAAATCTTCAATACCTACGGCACGCATCTGTCGCTGGCGGAATATTATAAGCAGCGCAAAGGGTCGCTGGGCCCGTTGCGCAGCTGGATGGATCGGGAGTGGCACCGGCCTGACATTGACGTCCGCAGTTCGGAAATCCACACCATGATCACTCAGGGCAACTTTTCCCGCATTTATACCACTAATTACGATCGCTGGCTGGAGATGGCGCACGAAGCGCATAACGTGCCTTACAGTAAGGTGGCGAACGCGGCCGATCTTGTCTCCCTGACCGAAGATAAGCGCCATATCATTAAACTTCACGGCGATTTTGACGACGATACCTCGATCGTTCTTGACGAAAGCAGCTACTTTGAACGCCTCTATTTTGACTCGCCGCTGGATATCAAACTGACGCACGATGTGATGGGGAACTCGGTCCTGTTTGTCGGCTACAGCATCAGCGATTTCAATATCCGCCTGCTGTTCTATCGCCTGACGAAGATGTGGGGCCGCACCGGTCTGGCGACGGCACGGCCGAAATCCTATCTGTTTACCAACCGCAACAACCCGGTGGCCAAAGAGGTGCTGGGGCAGTGGGGCATTGAGATGATCGTGTCGGAAGAGGACGACCCGCGTAAAGCGCTGGCCGCTTTCCTGCAGGAACTGCTGGCGTAATGCGCTGCTGCGCTTGCGCATCCATTCCGATCAATTTATACTGTATATAAACACAGTAAACGAGGTGCATCATGGCAGTCGAAACCAAATATGTTGTGGTCAGAAAGGGTGAAGAGAAGATGACGTTTGCCAATAAAAAAGACGCAGATGCCTGGGACAAAATGCTTGATATGGCCGATGCGTTCACCGACTGGCTGCAGCAACATCAGCCAGAGATGAATGAAGCGCAGGCCGAAGCGCTGGGTATGCTGCTGGCAGAACAGAAAGAGGCTGTTCAGCATATTCTGCGCACCAGCAAACTGCCAGAATCTGCTCCCGCCGCGGCGACAGACGACGCCAGCGCTGCCCCGGAAAAGAAAGTGCGCGCTGTTAAAGCGGCCTGATGCTGCCGGCATTGCGCGCCGTCCTTCCCGACGGCGTGCGACGCCAGCGTCAGTATTTCACCTGGTAACGCGTACTGCGTCCGCCGCCGGGTAATTTCTCCAGGCACCCCTTTTCCACCAGTTCCGCCAGATGGCGTGTGGCGGTGGCCTTACTCACTTTTGCTACCTTCTGATACTGGCTGGCGCTGATGCCTGCCGCAAAACCCTGTTCACCGCCATCCAGCAGGCGATTCAGCACCCGCGTCTGTTCGGCATTCAGCTCTGCAGAATTATGCTGCAGCCAGAAACGCGCTTTGTTTTGCATACGCGTGACGGTGGCCAGTGCCTGTTCCAGGCTGTCATCCAGCACCTCCAGAAACCAGACCAGCCACGCGGTGACGTCGAGCGCGCCGCGCTGCGTCTCCTGCAGAATGCGGTAATAGTCGGCGCGTCGGGCCAGAATCGACGCTGACATCGCGTACAGGCGAATGCTCTGACTATCCGCCTGCGCCAGCGCCAGGTCCGTCAGCGCGCGCGTGATACGCCCGTTGCCATCATCAAAAGGATGCAGCGTGACAAACCACAGGTGACAGAGCGCGGCGCGCAACAGCGGGTCCAGCAGCACATCATCACGACTGTGGTTAAACCAGTCGATAAACGCCGTCAACTGCTGCTCCAGCCCGTTACGCGGCGGTGCCTCAAAATGCACTGTCGGCCGATCAATACGCCCGGACACCACCTGCATCGGCTCGTCACCGCGCAGCATGCCAACGTTGAGTCGCTTCAGTGACCACTCGCTGGCCGGAAACAGCCACTGATGCCACTGAAAGAGGCGCGTCAGGGTCAGCGGCTGTTCGCGCTGGGTAATGGCATCCATCATCATGGTAGCCAGACCTTCTGAGCGCTCGGACACCGGATACGGCTGTGCCAGTGAAACCCCTAAGCGGCGCGCCAGCGAGGATCGTACCGACTGCGCGTTAACCCGTTCATCTTCAATGGCAGACGAAGAGAGGATATTGGTCAGCAGCGTATCCAGCGTCTGTGCATCACTGTCATCCGCCACGCTGGCG
This genomic interval carries:
- a CDS encoding SIR2 family protein yields the protein MKPELKRAYDAGKLILFAGAGISRNLGLPEWHELIAHLANELGYDPKIFNTYGTHLSLAEYYKQRKGSLGPLRSWMDREWHRPDIDVRSSEIHTMITQGNFSRIYTTNYDRWLEMAHEAHNVPYSKVANAADLVSLTEDKRHIIKLHGDFDDDTSIVLDESSYFERLYFDSPLDIKLTHDVMGNSVLFVGYSISDFNIRLLFYRLTKMWGRTGLATARPKSYLFTNRNNPVAKEVLGQWGIEMIVSEEDDPRKALAAFLQELLA
- a CDS encoding Fic family protein, which produces MWIWQQPDWPHFSWQEKQLLPLLRQLQQKRGMLLGRASVADDSDAQTLDTLLTNILSSSAIEDERVNAQSVRSSLARRLGVSLAQPYPVSERSEGLATMMMDAITQREQPLTLTRLFQWHQWLFPASEWSLKRLNVGMLRGDEPMQVVSGRIDRPTVHFEAPPRNGLEQQLTAFIDWFNHSRDDVLLDPLLRAALCHLWFVTLHPFDDGNGRITRALTDLALAQADSQSIRLYAMSASILARRADYYRILQETQRGALDVTAWLVWFLEVLDDSLEQALATVTRMQNKARFWLQHNSAELNAEQTRVLNRLLDGGEQGFAAGISASQYQKVAKVSKATATRHLAELVEKGCLEKLPGGGRSTRYQVKY
- a CDS encoding YebG family protein; the protein is MAVETKYVVVRKGEEKMTFANKKDADAWDKMLDMADAFTDWLQQHQPEMNEAQAEALGMLLAEQKEAVQHILRTSKLPESAPAAATDDASAAPEKKVRAVKAA